A stretch of the Acyrthosiphon pisum isolate AL4f chromosome A2, pea_aphid_22Mar2018_4r6ur, whole genome shotgun sequence genome encodes the following:
- the LOC107884949 gene encoding uncharacterized protein LOC107884949, which yields MVKALKKKSSINSTKRLTLQPYQIDEKFNEMNIGKFISENSLKLFTRFGIDTSFLQYDPKSWDNQISFINGKELIKSLKIVNDTAERGVKLMADFNEALTVNKEQKQYVLQCVQEHRQMYPNCKKETLKKKY from the exons atggTAAAAGCTCTTAAGAAAAAATCATCCATTAACTCGACTAAACGGCTTACACTTCAACCATATCAGattgatgaaaaatttaatg AAATGAATATTGGTaaatttatttcagaaaatagCTTAAAACTATTCACCAGATTTGGTATCGATACAAGTTTTTTACAATACGATCCAAAATCGTGGGATAACCAAATCAGTTTTATTAATGgtaaagaattaataaaatctcTAAAAATAGTCAATGATACAGCTGAGAGGGGCGTAAAATTAATGGCAGACTTTAATGAAGCGTTAACAGTCAACAAAGAGCAAAAGCAATATGTACTACAATGTGTTCAAGAACACAGACAAATGTATCCAAATTGTAAAAaggaaacattaaaaaaaaaatattaa